The following proteins are co-located in the Desulfobaccales bacterium genome:
- a CDS encoding helical backbone metal receptor, translated as MKGGALLPGLLAALLGLMPVAPLAAELSITDDRGEVVRLPAPPQRLISLAGGLTEMLAALGVADRLVGRIQGDATVSGVPTVGTHLQPNVEMILALKPDLVVQGGVAKGLPALARLTAEGVPVALFDPRDFAGVFATLRRLGTLTGREAAAEALVAELEARLAKVAQEVAGKPKPRVFFEVRYPNLLGAGRGSLVHDIIIRAGGENVLTHPQKLVPFSLEALLKLNPEVYLIQRGPMNKSPQDIYTRPNFQELKAVKERRVLVVEEEMFSRPGPRAVAAVELLARYLHGAASTPGEETP; from the coding sequence ATGAAGGGCGGGGCACTTTTGCCGGGGCTCCTGGCGGCGCTCCTCGGCCTGATGCCGGTGGCGCCTCTGGCTGCCGAGCTCAGCATCACCGACGACCGGGGCGAAGTGGTGCGGCTGCCGGCGCCGCCCCAGCGCCTCATCTCTCTGGCGGGCGGGCTGACGGAGATGCTGGCGGCCCTGGGGGTGGCGGACCGGCTGGTGGGCCGCATCCAGGGTGACGCCACGGTAAGCGGGGTGCCCACCGTGGGCACGCACCTGCAGCCCAATGTGGAGATGATCCTGGCGCTCAAGCCGGACCTGGTGGTGCAGGGCGGGGTGGCCAAGGGCCTGCCGGCCCTGGCGCGGCTCACGGCCGAAGGGGTGCCGGTGGCCCTCTTTGATCCCCGGGACTTTGCCGGGGTATTTGCCACCCTGCGGCGCCTGGGGACTCTGACCGGCCGGGAGGCGGCGGCCGAGGCACTGGTGGCGGAGCTGGAGGCCCGGCTGGCGAAAGTGGCCCAGGAGGTCGCGGGCAAGCCGAAGCCCAGGGTGTTCTTTGAGGTGCGCTATCCCAATCTTCTGGGCGCCGGCCGAGGTTCCCTGGTGCACGACATCATCATCCGGGCCGGGGGGGAAAATGTCCTCACCCATCCCCAGAAGCTGGTGCCCTTCAGCCTGGAGGCCCTGCTCAAGCTCAATCCCGAGGTCTATCTCATCCAGCGGGGGCCCATGAACAAGAGCCCCCAGGACATCTACACCCGGCCCAACTTTCAGGAGCTCAAGGCAGTGAAAGAGCGCCGGGTGCTGGTGGTGGAGGAGGAGATGTTCTCCCGGCCCGGGCCCCGGGCGGTGGCCGCGGTGGAGCTCCTGGCCCGCTATCTGCACGGCGCCGCCTCTACCCCTGGGGAGGAGACGCCGTGA
- a CDS encoding ABC transporter ATP-binding protein, with protein MIRVENLTLGYEGRPVLHRLNFDVQPGEFVGLLGPNGSGKTTLIHALAGLLKPQEGRILLHGEPLAAMRSRRRARTVAVVPQSTDIRFPFTCLEIVLMGRYPHQRRAFSLAEADLATALWAMRETTTDAFADRPVTDISGGERQRVIIARALAQQPAVLLLDEATSSLDVRKKVEIFDLVSRLNQEGLTVVCAMHDLNLAALYCRRLMFLKDGRLLEDGPTEAVFTAATLERVYDTPMEVILHPGYGRPYALTLPLHPVTPAKAASGGAS; from the coding sequence GTGATTCGGGTCGAGAATCTCACCTTGGGCTATGAGGGGCGGCCGGTGCTCCACCGGCTCAATTTTGACGTGCAGCCTGGAGAGTTCGTGGGGCTGTTGGGCCCCAACGGCAGCGGCAAGACCACCCTCATCCACGCCCTGGCGGGGCTGCTCAAGCCCCAGGAGGGGCGGATTCTCCTCCATGGCGAGCCATTGGCGGCAATGCGCAGCCGGCGACGGGCCCGCACCGTGGCGGTGGTGCCGCAATCCACCGACATCCGCTTCCCCTTCACCTGCCTGGAGATCGTCTTGATGGGCCGCTATCCCCACCAGCGCCGGGCCTTCAGTCTGGCGGAGGCGGATCTGGCCACGGCCCTGTGGGCCATGCGGGAGACCACCACCGATGCCTTTGCGGACCGGCCGGTGACCGACATCTCCGGGGGGGAGCGCCAACGGGTGATCATTGCCCGGGCCCTGGCCCAACAGCCGGCGGTGCTGCTCCTGGATGAGGCCACCTCCTCTTTGGACGTGCGCAAGAAAGTGGAGATCTTTGACCTGGTGAGCCGCCTCAACCAGGAGGGCCTCACCGTTGTCTGCGCCATGCACGACCTCAACCTGGCAGCCCTCTATTGCCGGCGGCTCATGTTTCTGAAAGACGGGCGCCTGCTGGAAGATGGCCCCACCGAGGCCGTGTTCACCGCCGCCACCCTGGAGCGGGTCTACGACACCCCCATGGAGGTGATCCTGCATCCGGGCTACGGCCGCCCCTATGCCCTGACCCTGCCCCTCCATCCGGTGACGCCGGCCAAGGCGGCTTCAGGTGGCGCCTCATGA